In a genomic window of Bordetella petrii:
- a CDS encoding ABC transporter ATP-binding protein, translated as MTSPDRDQRIGKVMLDLQNISLSFGGVKALTDISFNVREHEIRAIIGPNGAGKSSMLNVINGVYTPQQGGIEFDGNRYTRMNPRRAAEMGIARTFQNLALFKGMSVLDNIMTGRNLRMKCGLLSQALRWGPAEREEIRHREFVENIIDFLEIQAHRKTPVGRLPYGLQKRVDLGRALAMEPRLLLLDEPMAGMNIEEKQDMSRFILDVNDEFGTTIVLIEHDMGVVMDISDRVVVLDYGKKIGDGKPDEVRANEAVIEAYLGVSH; from the coding sequence ATGACTTCCCCAGACCGCGACCAGCGCATCGGCAAGGTCATGCTCGACCTGCAGAACATCTCCCTGTCGTTTGGCGGGGTGAAGGCGCTGACCGATATTTCGTTCAATGTGCGCGAGCACGAGATTCGCGCCATTATCGGCCCCAACGGCGCCGGCAAAAGCTCGATGCTCAACGTTATCAACGGCGTATATACGCCGCAGCAGGGCGGCATCGAATTCGATGGCAACCGCTACACCCGCATGAACCCGCGCCGCGCCGCCGAAATGGGCATCGCGCGCACCTTCCAGAACCTGGCCCTGTTCAAGGGCATGAGCGTGCTCGACAACATCATGACCGGCCGCAACCTGCGCATGAAATGCGGGCTGCTGTCGCAGGCCCTGCGCTGGGGGCCGGCCGAGCGCGAAGAGATCCGCCATCGCGAGTTCGTCGAGAACATCATCGACTTCCTGGAAATCCAGGCCCATCGCAAGACGCCCGTGGGACGCCTGCCCTACGGCCTGCAAAAGCGCGTCGACCTTGGTCGCGCGCTGGCCATGGAGCCGCGCCTGCTGCTGCTCGATGAGCCCATGGCCGGCATGAACATCGAAGAAAAGCAGGACATGAGCCGGTTCATCCTGGACGTGAACGACGAGTTCGGCACCACCATCGTGTTGATCGAGCACGACATGGGCGTGGTGATGGACATCTCCGATCGCGTAGTGGTGCTGGATTACGGCAAGAAGATCGGCGATGGCAAGCCCGACGAGGTGCGCGCCAACGAGGCCGTCATCGAGGCCTATCTGGGCGTTTCGCATTAA
- a CDS encoding ABC transporter substrate-binding protein: MEMKRLNLKWAAAIVAATGALASAATPALAAEEQFVPLLVYRTGSFAPLGIPWADGKLDYLKLVNARDGGVNGVKITYEECETAYATDRGVECYERLKGKGGGASGFDTQSTGITFAVTDKATADGVSVETMGYGLSQSVDGSVFEWNFPLLGTYWTAADVMIQDIAKKEGGMDKLKGKKIALVYHDSPYGKEPIPLLQKRAEQAGFELLLYPVTAPGVEQKSTWLQIRQSRPSYVLLWSAGIMTPTAIRQAQASGYPRDKMYAIWWAGSEGDVKDLGTVAKGYNVITIHNSAAHGKVYDDLKKYVYDKGQGSDASGNTTVGTIAHTRGMMISMLQVEAIRTAQEKYGKGKHMTPEQVRWGFENLNITQERLNELGFGDIMRPVKTSCDNHMGDDWARIAQWDGKEFKVVSDWYQSDKSVTRPLVKEAAAKYAKEKNITPRKCEG; the protein is encoded by the coding sequence ATGGAGATGAAGCGTCTTAACCTGAAGTGGGCAGCGGCCATTGTGGCCGCCACCGGCGCCCTGGCCTCGGCCGCCACGCCGGCGCTGGCGGCCGAAGAGCAATTCGTTCCGCTCTTGGTGTATCGCACCGGCTCGTTCGCGCCGCTGGGCATACCGTGGGCCGACGGCAAGCTCGACTACCTGAAACTGGTCAACGCGCGCGATGGTGGCGTCAACGGCGTGAAGATCACGTACGAGGAATGCGAAACCGCCTACGCCACCGACCGCGGCGTGGAATGCTATGAGCGCCTGAAGGGCAAGGGCGGCGGCGCATCGGGCTTCGATACGCAGTCCACCGGCATCACCTTCGCGGTTACCGACAAGGCCACGGCCGATGGCGTGTCGGTGGAGACCATGGGCTATGGCTTGTCGCAATCAGTGGATGGCAGCGTGTTCGAGTGGAATTTCCCGCTGCTGGGCACCTACTGGACCGCCGCTGACGTGATGATCCAGGACATCGCCAAAAAAGAAGGCGGCATGGACAAGCTCAAGGGCAAGAAGATCGCCCTGGTCTACCATGATTCGCCCTATGGCAAGGAGCCGATCCCGCTGCTGCAGAAACGCGCCGAGCAGGCCGGTTTCGAGTTGCTGCTGTATCCGGTGACCGCGCCCGGCGTGGAGCAGAAATCCACCTGGCTGCAGATCCGCCAGTCGCGGCCCAGCTACGTGCTGCTGTGGAGCGCCGGCATCATGACGCCCACCGCCATCCGCCAGGCCCAGGCCAGCGGCTACCCGCGGGACAAGATGTACGCGATCTGGTGGGCCGGCTCGGAAGGCGACGTCAAGGACCTGGGCACGGTCGCCAAGGGCTACAACGTGATCACCATTCACAACAGCGCGGCGCACGGCAAGGTCTATGACGATCTGAAGAAGTACGTGTACGACAAGGGCCAGGGCAGCGACGCCTCGGGCAACACCACGGTGGGCACCATTGCGCACACTCGCGGCATGATGATCTCGATGCTGCAGGTCGAGGCCATTCGCACCGCGCAGGAAAAATACGGCAAAGGCAAGCACATGACGCCGGAACAGGTGCGCTGGGGCTTCGAGAACCTGAACATCACGCAAGAACGCCTGAACGAGCTGGGCTTTGGCGACATCATGCGCCCGGTCAAGACCTCGTGCGACAACCACATGGGCGACGACTGGGCGCGCATTGCCCAGTGGGACGGCAAGGAGTTCAAGGTGGTGTCCGACTGGTACCAGTCGGATAAATCGGTAACCCGTCCGCTGGTGAAAGAAGCCGCGGCCAAGTACGCCAAAGAGAAGAACATCACGCCCCGCAAGTGCGAAGGCTGA
- a CDS encoding YggS family pyridoxal phosphate-dependent enzyme → MSSDDSMAARVARVRQRMDAACARAGRAPESVTLLPVSKTFGPEAVREAAALGLRRFGENKTQEIRQKAGPLADLDIQWVMIGHLQTNKAKDAARHAAEVQSLDRLDLAYALQRRLQAEGRAIDVLVQVKTSPEPSKHGLDMQAVSSFLRIVAGDCPALRVQGLMTLAVQSDDTAAVRACFRALRELRDRLRDENIPDVRLDRLSMGMSGDFEIAIEEGATEVRVGSAIFGTRTYLQAPL, encoded by the coding sequence ATGAGCTCCGACGACTCCATGGCGGCGCGCGTGGCCCGGGTGCGGCAGCGTATGGACGCGGCCTGCGCGCGGGCCGGCCGCGCCCCGGAAAGCGTGACGCTGCTGCCGGTCAGCAAGACGTTCGGGCCCGAGGCGGTGCGCGAGGCGGCCGCGCTGGGCCTGCGCCGGTTCGGCGAAAACAAGACCCAGGAAATCCGCCAGAAGGCTGGCCCGCTGGCCGACCTGGACATCCAATGGGTCATGATCGGCCACTTGCAGACCAACAAGGCCAAAGACGCCGCGCGCCATGCCGCCGAAGTGCAGTCGCTCGACCGCCTGGACCTGGCTTACGCGCTGCAGCGCCGGCTGCAAGCCGAGGGGCGGGCCATCGACGTGCTGGTGCAGGTAAAGACCTCGCCCGAGCCCAGCAAGCATGGGCTGGACATGCAGGCCGTGTCCAGCTTCCTGCGCATCGTGGCGGGCGACTGCCCGGCGCTGCGGGTGCAGGGGTTGATGACGCTGGCGGTGCAATCCGATGACACCGCAGCCGTGCGGGCGTGCTTTCGCGCGCTGCGTGAACTGCGCGACCGGCTGCGCGACGAAAACATTCCCGATGTGCGGCTGGACCGGTTGTCGATGGGCATGAGCGGCGATTTCGAAATCGCCATTGAAGAAGGCGCCACCGAGGTTCGGGTGGGCAGCGCCATTTTCGGGACGCGAACTTACTTGCAGGCGCCGTTGTAA
- a CDS encoding branched-chain amino acid ABC transporter permease: protein MGFFLETLFGGLMSGMLYALVGLGFVLIFKASGVFNFAQGAMVLVAALSMARFSEWLPAWLGFESLLLANVLAFIVSAVLMFLLAVAVERYVLRHLVNQEVTTLLMATLGISYFLDGLGQIAFGSSVYSIDVGMPKDPAFILESLFEGGVLINLEDLTAALVAALLVAALALFFQYTSTGRALRAVADDHQAAQSIGIPLNRIWVIVWSVAGLVALVAGIIWGSKFGVQFTLSTAALRALPVVILGGLTSVPGAILGGLIIGVGEKLSEVYLGSLVGGGIEIWFAYVLALVFLLFRPQGLFGEKIIDRV, encoded by the coding sequence ATGGGATTTTTCCTGGAAACCCTGTTTGGCGGCCTGATGAGCGGCATGCTGTATGCCCTGGTCGGCCTGGGCTTCGTGCTGATCTTCAAGGCGTCGGGCGTGTTCAACTTCGCCCAGGGCGCCATGGTGCTGGTGGCGGCGCTGTCGATGGCGCGGTTTTCCGAATGGCTGCCGGCCTGGCTGGGGTTCGAAAGCCTGCTGCTGGCCAATGTGCTGGCGTTCATCGTCAGCGCGGTGCTGATGTTCCTGCTGGCCGTGGCGGTAGAGCGCTACGTGCTGCGCCACCTGGTCAACCAGGAAGTCACCACGCTGCTGATGGCCACCTTGGGCATCAGCTACTTCCTTGACGGCCTGGGGCAGATCGCCTTCGGCAGCTCGGTCTACAGCATCGACGTGGGCATGCCCAAAGACCCGGCCTTCATCCTGGAATCGTTGTTCGAGGGCGGGGTGCTTATCAACCTTGAAGACCTGACCGCCGCCCTGGTGGCGGCGCTGCTGGTCGCCGCGCTGGCGCTGTTCTTCCAGTACACCAGTACCGGGCGGGCGCTGCGCGCGGTGGCCGACGATCACCAGGCCGCGCAATCCATCGGCATTCCGCTCAACCGCATCTGGGTCATTGTCTGGAGCGTGGCGGGGTTGGTGGCCCTGGTGGCCGGCATCATCTGGGGGTCGAAGTTCGGCGTGCAGTTCACCCTGTCCACTGCCGCGCTGCGGGCCTTGCCGGTGGTGATCCTGGGCGGGCTTACCTCGGTGCCGGGCGCCATCCTGGGCGGGTTGATCATCGGCGTGGGCGAGAAGCTGTCCGAAGTCTATCTGGGCTCGCTGGTGGGCGGCGGCATCGAAATCTGGTTCGCCTACGTGTTGGCGCTCGTGTTCCTGCTGTTCCGCCCGCAAGGGCTGTTCGGCGAGAAAATCATCGACCGGGTCTGA
- a CDS encoding copper chaperone PCu(A)C yields the protein MKIRQWALAATLGLCAATSAWANDYKAGQVEIDDLWVRATAPGQANGAGYMEIDNDAKTADRLVSVTSSAAERVELHTVQTENGVARMRHLPDGIPVPADGEVKLAPGGYHVMFLKLKQPFTEGAEVPATLKFEKAGEVAVKFKVKPIGHNPGMQHGMQHGMDMKH from the coding sequence ATGAAAATCCGTCAATGGGCGCTGGCAGCTACCCTGGGCCTGTGCGCCGCCACGTCCGCCTGGGCCAACGACTACAAGGCCGGCCAGGTCGAGATCGACGACCTGTGGGTCCGCGCCACGGCGCCCGGCCAGGCCAACGGCGCCGGCTACATGGAAATCGACAACGACGCCAAGACGGCCGACCGGCTGGTGTCCGTGACCTCGAGCGCGGCGGAGCGGGTCGAGCTGCATACCGTGCAAACCGAAAACGGCGTGGCGCGCATGCGCCATCTGCCCGACGGCATTCCCGTGCCGGCCGACGGCGAGGTCAAGCTGGCGCCGGGCGGCTACCACGTGATGTTCCTGAAACTGAAGCAGCCCTTCACCGAAGGCGCCGAAGTGCCGGCCACGCTGAAGTTCGAAAAAGCCGGCGAAGTGGCCGTGAAGTTCAAGGTCAAGCCCATTGGCCACAATCCGGGCATGCAGCACGGCATGCAGCATGGCATGGACATGAAGCACTGA
- a CDS encoding phenylacetate--CoA ligase family protein: MPAFFDALETRAPEQRERDLMAALPGAVERAMAGAAAIAEQLRGVDPRSVVSRQALAGLPVLRKHELLERQQRSRAGAGPAGAAKAFGGFSTIGWGQALRVFASPGPIYEPESARADYWRFARALYAAGFRPGELAYNCFSYHFTPAGSMMETAAHAVGCTVFPGGTGQTEQQVRAIADLAPSGYTGTPSFLKIILEKADELGVQLPSLRRALVSGEAFPPSLRDWLAERGIDGYQAYGSADLGMIAFETDAREGLVVGEDIIVEIVRPGTGTPVPDGEVGEVVVTTLNPDYPLVRFGTGDLSAIMPGASPCGRTNIRIKGWMGRADQTTKVRGMFVHPSQVAEVLARHPEIGRARLVVSGQTGTDRMVLQVEAADHSDALAARIAESVRDITKLRADVQWADTGSLPNDGKVIDDVRSYE; encoded by the coding sequence ATGCCTGCGTTTTTTGATGCACTGGAAACCCGCGCGCCCGAGCAGCGCGAACGCGACCTGATGGCGGCGCTGCCCGGCGCCGTCGAACGCGCCATGGCGGGCGCCGCGGCCATCGCCGAGCAGTTGCGCGGCGTTGATCCGCGCAGTGTGGTCTCACGCCAGGCGCTGGCCGGCCTGCCGGTGTTGCGCAAGCACGAACTGCTGGAGCGCCAGCAGCGCAGCCGCGCCGGCGCCGGCCCGGCGGGCGCCGCCAAGGCCTTCGGCGGATTCTCGACCATCGGTTGGGGCCAGGCCCTGCGCGTGTTTGCCTCGCCCGGCCCCATCTACGAACCCGAAAGCGCGCGCGCCGACTACTGGCGCTTTGCGCGTGCCTTGTATGCGGCCGGTTTCCGGCCCGGCGAGTTGGCCTACAACTGCTTTTCGTACCATTTCACGCCGGCGGGCTCCATGATGGAGACGGCGGCTCACGCGGTGGGTTGCACTGTGTTCCCGGGCGGCACCGGGCAGACCGAGCAGCAGGTGCGCGCCATTGCCGACCTCGCGCCCAGCGGCTATACGGGCACGCCCAGCTTCCTGAAGATCATCCTGGAAAAGGCGGATGAACTCGGCGTGCAGCTGCCGTCGCTGCGCCGCGCGCTGGTCTCGGGCGAGGCGTTCCCGCCTTCGCTGCGCGACTGGCTGGCCGAGCGCGGCATCGATGGCTACCAGGCCTACGGCAGCGCCGACCTGGGCATGATCGCCTTTGAAACCGATGCGCGCGAGGGCCTGGTGGTGGGCGAGGACATCATCGTGGAAATCGTACGGCCGGGCACCGGCACGCCGGTGCCCGATGGCGAGGTTGGCGAAGTGGTGGTCACCACGCTGAACCCGGACTACCCGCTGGTGCGCTTCGGCACCGGCGACCTGTCGGCCATCATGCCGGGCGCGTCGCCATGCGGTCGCACCAATATCCGCATCAAGGGCTGGATGGGCCGCGCCGACCAGACCACCAAGGTGCGCGGCATGTTCGTGCACCCCTCACAGGTGGCCGAAGTGCTGGCGCGGCATCCTGAAATTGGCCGGGCGCGCCTGGTGGTCAGCGGCCAGACCGGCACTGACCGCATGGTATTGCAGGTCGAGGCCGCTGACCATTCCGACGCCCTGGCCGCGCGCATCGCCGAATCGGTGCGCGACATCACCAAGCTGCGCGCCGACGTGCAGTGGGCCGACACAGGCAGCCTGCCCAACGACGGCAAAGTCATCGACGACGTGCGCTCGTACGAGTAG
- a CDS encoding LysR family transcriptional regulator ArgP — protein MKIDHGNLRALAAVVREGSFERAAAALNVTPSAVSQRVKTLEARMGRLLVQRTVPAAATPDGQVLVQLAEQTALLEHDALDRLGLEGDTLPHASLAVAVNHDSLETWFMDAARLFAARSRATLDLQSEDQDHTATLLRNGSVLGAVTALADPVQGCRIHALGSMRYVASCTPEFHARHFAQGVNARTLASAPVLVFNRKDALQARFARKVMGDAPWQPPVWWLPSSRAFVQATLDGLGWTMNPLPLIKQELDSGRLVPLRARAAEDVPLYWQHWRVNSQAMEALTQSVLAAAGALVRRR, from the coding sequence ATGAAAATCGACCATGGCAACCTGCGGGCGCTGGCGGCGGTGGTGCGCGAAGGCAGCTTCGAACGCGCCGCGGCGGCGCTGAACGTAACGCCGTCGGCGGTGTCGCAGCGGGTCAAGACGTTGGAGGCCCGCATGGGCCGGCTGCTGGTGCAGCGCACGGTGCCGGCCGCCGCCACGCCGGATGGCCAGGTGCTGGTGCAACTGGCCGAACAGACCGCGCTGCTGGAGCACGACGCGCTTGACCGCCTGGGCCTGGAAGGCGACACGCTGCCGCATGCCAGCCTGGCGGTGGCGGTCAACCACGACAGCCTGGAAACCTGGTTCATGGATGCCGCCCGGCTGTTCGCCGCGCGCAGCCGCGCCACCCTGGATTTACAGTCCGAAGACCAGGACCATACGGCCACGCTGCTGCGCAATGGCTCGGTGCTGGGCGCGGTGACGGCGCTGGCCGATCCGGTGCAGGGCTGCCGCATTCATGCGCTGGGCAGCATGCGTTATGTGGCCAGCTGCACGCCCGAATTCCATGCCCGCCATTTCGCCCAAGGGGTCAACGCGCGCACGCTGGCCAGCGCGCCGGTGCTGGTGTTCAACCGCAAAGACGCGTTGCAGGCGCGGTTCGCACGCAAGGTCATGGGCGATGCGCCGTGGCAGCCGCCGGTATGGTGGCTGCCTTCCTCGCGCGCTTTTGTGCAGGCCACGCTGGACGGCCTGGGCTGGACGATGAACCCCTTGCCGCTGATCAAGCAGGAGCTCGATTCTGGCCGGCTGGTGCCGCTGCGCGCCCGCGCGGCCGAAGACGTGCCGCTTTACTGGCAGCACTGGCGAGTAAACTCGCAGGCTATGGAAGCCTTGACCCAGTCGGTCCTGGCGGCCGCCGGCGCCCTGGTCCGGCGGCGTTAA
- a CDS encoding LysE/ArgO family amino acid transporter: MYTLASLPALFTAWASGTATGLGLFAVVGAQSAFILRQGLMRAHLLSILALCAAIDAVFIFASVWGLQAVASWFPWLTRAILWFGVAFLSWYAVQSARRALWARGGLQAAQHAVPSRRAALLGAAGFTLLNPHFWLDIMVVGSLAHGFDDARLAFAAGAVTASVLWLAVLGIGSRLFAPRFADPRAWRVLDGTIAIVMAALAIRLACNGLA, encoded by the coding sequence ATGTACACGCTTGCCTCGCTTCCCGCCCTGTTCACCGCCTGGGCCAGTGGCACCGCCACGGGCCTGGGGCTGTTCGCCGTCGTCGGCGCGCAAAGCGCGTTCATCCTGCGGCAGGGTTTGATGCGCGCGCACTTGCTAAGCATCCTGGCCCTGTGTGCGGCCATCGACGCGGTGTTCATCTTCGCCAGCGTGTGGGGGCTGCAAGCGGTAGCCAGCTGGTTCCCGTGGCTCACACGCGCCATCCTGTGGTTCGGCGTGGCGTTCCTGAGCTGGTACGCGGTGCAGTCGGCGCGGCGCGCGCTGTGGGCTCGGGGCGGCCTGCAGGCCGCGCAGCACGCCGTCCCATCGCGCCGCGCGGCGCTGCTGGGCGCGGCCGGCTTCACCTTGCTGAACCCGCATTTCTGGCTGGACATCATGGTGGTCGGGTCGCTGGCGCACGGCTTCGACGATGCGCGCCTGGCCTTCGCCGCCGGCGCGGTAACCGCCAGCGTGCTATGGCTGGCCGTGCTGGGCATAGGCTCGCGCCTGTTCGCCCCCCGCTTCGCCGACCCGCGCGCCTGGCGCGTACTGGACGGCACCATCGCCATCGTAATGGCCGCCCTGGCAATCCGCCTGGCCTGCAACGGCCTGGCTTGA
- a CDS encoding IS110 family RNA-guided transposase, translating into MFFLGIDVSKAKLNCALVGAEGDKRKTKVVANTVAGIQALLGWCAKQGAQPEQLHVVLEPTGPYHEQAGTALHEAGATVSMINPAQARDFAGALAVRTKNDELDSYVLARYGQALCPPAWQPAPLHARQLRALLARHEALAKDLQRELNRQEKAQFGQSPEPVTGSIDKSVAFLTEQIKRLERAINDHIDRHPDLKEDRDLLTSIPAVGPQTGNALLSIMHNRRIESPQALAAYLGLVPVQRQSGTSLNGRPRLSKTGPARVRATLYMAAVVAVRHNPHIQALYARLLAAGKSKMAALGAAMRKLAHLCFGVLKNRTPYRSDYALPA; encoded by the coding sequence ATGTTTTTTCTGGGAATTGACGTCTCAAAGGCCAAGCTCAACTGCGCGCTGGTCGGCGCCGAGGGCGATAAGCGCAAGACCAAGGTGGTGGCTAATACGGTGGCCGGGATTCAGGCGCTGTTAGGCTGGTGCGCCAAGCAAGGCGCGCAGCCCGAGCAGTTGCACGTGGTGCTCGAGCCGACCGGGCCGTACCACGAGCAGGCGGGCACCGCGTTGCATGAGGCGGGGGCCACGGTCTCGATGATCAATCCGGCGCAGGCGCGCGATTTTGCCGGTGCGCTGGCGGTGCGCACCAAGAACGATGAGCTCGACAGCTACGTGCTGGCCCGCTATGGCCAGGCGCTGTGCCCGCCGGCCTGGCAGCCGGCGCCGCTGCACGCGCGGCAACTGCGCGCGCTGCTGGCCCGGCACGAGGCGCTGGCCAAGGATCTGCAGCGTGAGCTCAACCGGCAGGAGAAGGCCCAGTTCGGCCAGTCGCCCGAGCCGGTCACCGGCTCGATCGACAAAAGCGTGGCGTTCCTGACCGAGCAGATCAAGCGTCTGGAGCGCGCGATCAACGACCATATCGACCGCCATCCCGACCTGAAAGAGGACCGGGACCTGCTGACCAGCATCCCGGCGGTCGGCCCACAGACCGGCAACGCGTTGCTGTCGATCATGCATAACCGGCGCATTGAATCGCCGCAGGCGTTGGCGGCCTATCTGGGCCTGGTGCCCGTACAGCGCCAGTCCGGCACCAGCCTGAACGGCCGGCCTCGGCTGTCCAAGACCGGGCCGGCTCGGGTGCGGGCCACCCTGTACATGGCCGCGGTCGTGGCTGTGCGCCATAACCCCCACATACAGGCGCTCTATGCCCGCCTGCTGGCCGCCGGCAAGAGCAAGATGGCTGCTCTCGGCGCCGCCATGCGCAAGCTCGCTCACTTATGCTTCGGCGTGCTTAAAAACCGCACCCCTTATCGCAGCGATTACGCGTTACCCGCTTGA
- a CDS encoding branched-chain amino acid ABC transporter permease, with product MFYRENGQFKTGYRADQQIFPIRQDRIFIGLLLAVAFVAVPLLASDYLLRAILIPFLILSLAAVGLNILVGYCGQISLGTGAFMAVGAYAAWNFGVRFPGMPLVVQILLGGCFATLVGVLFGIPSLRIRGLYLAVATLAAQFFVDWAFLRIAFFTNYSPSGSVSVPPLTAFGLPIDTSLQRYLFVLVFVVVFALLAKNLVRGAIGRQWMAIRDMDVAAAVIGIRPMYAKLTAFAVSSFIVGVAGALWGYIHLGSWEPLAFDLARSFQLLFMVIIGGLGSIMGGFFGAAFIVLVPVALTNVPHWLGLSLSVDTAAHIEHMVFGALIVFFLIAEPHGLARLWSIGKEKLRIWPFPH from the coding sequence ATGTTCTATCGCGAAAACGGCCAGTTCAAGACCGGCTATCGCGCCGACCAGCAGATCTTCCCGATCCGCCAGGACCGCATCTTCATCGGCTTGCTGCTGGCCGTGGCCTTTGTGGCGGTGCCGCTGCTGGCCAGCGACTACCTGCTGCGCGCCATCCTGATTCCGTTCCTGATCCTGTCGCTGGCCGCCGTGGGCCTGAATATTCTGGTGGGCTATTGCGGCCAGATCTCGCTGGGTACGGGCGCGTTCATGGCGGTGGGCGCCTATGCGGCGTGGAATTTCGGCGTGCGCTTTCCGGGTATGCCGCTAGTGGTGCAAATTCTGCTGGGCGGCTGTTTCGCCACCCTGGTGGGAGTGCTGTTCGGCATACCCAGCCTGCGCATTCGCGGCCTGTACCTGGCCGTGGCCACGCTGGCCGCGCAATTCTTCGTCGACTGGGCGTTCCTGCGCATCGCCTTCTTCACCAACTATTCCCCGTCGGGCAGCGTGTCGGTGCCGCCGCTCACGGCGTTCGGCCTGCCGATCGATACCTCGCTGCAGCGCTACCTGTTCGTGCTGGTGTTCGTGGTGGTGTTCGCGCTGCTGGCCAAGAACCTGGTGCGCGGCGCGATCGGCCGGCAATGGATGGCCATCCGCGACATGGACGTGGCCGCCGCCGTGATCGGCATCCGGCCCATGTACGCCAAGCTCACCGCGTTCGCGGTCAGTTCGTTCATCGTCGGCGTGGCCGGCGCGCTGTGGGGCTATATCCACCTGGGTTCTTGGGAACCCCTGGCCTTCGACCTGGCGCGCTCGTTCCAGTTGCTGTTCATGGTGATCATCGGCGGGCTGGGGTCCATCATGGGCGGCTTCTTCGGCGCGGCGTTCATCGTGCTGGTGCCGGTGGCGCTGACCAACGTGCCGCACTGGCTGGGGCTGTCGCTGTCGGTGGACACCGCGGCGCACATCGAGCACATGGTGTTCGGGGCGCTGATCGTGTTCTTCCTGATCGCCGAGCCGCACGGGCTGGCCCGCCTATGGAGCATCGGCAAAGAGAAACTGCGCATCTGGCCTTTCCCGCATTGA
- a CDS encoding ABC transporter ATP-binding protein, translating into MTAATAVQPDKMLLDVNGIEVIYNHVILVLKGVSLQVPEGRIVALLGANGAGKTTTLRAVSNLLKGERGDVTKGYIEYRGERIERLSPAELVRRGVVQVMEGRHCFAHLTIEENLLTGAYTRDLNRADTAEALERVYQYFPRLKQRRASQAGYTSGGEQQMTAIGRALMANPNMILLDEPSMGLAPQIVEEIFEIVRDLNQRERVSFLLAEQNTNIALRYADYGYILENGRVMMDGAAADLGRNEDVKEFYLGISSGERKSFRDNKFYRRRKRWLA; encoded by the coding sequence ATGACCGCTGCCACCGCTGTCCAACCCGACAAGATGCTGCTCGACGTGAACGGCATCGAGGTCATCTACAACCACGTCATCCTGGTGCTGAAAGGAGTGTCGCTGCAAGTGCCCGAAGGCCGCATCGTGGCGCTGCTGGGCGCCAACGGGGCCGGCAAGACGACTACGCTGCGCGCGGTGTCGAACCTGCTCAAGGGCGAGCGCGGCGACGTCACCAAGGGTTATATCGAGTATCGCGGCGAGCGCATCGAGCGGCTGTCGCCGGCCGAACTGGTGCGGCGCGGCGTGGTGCAGGTCATGGAAGGCCGCCATTGCTTCGCCCACCTGACCATCGAAGAAAACCTGCTGACCGGCGCCTACACCCGCGATCTGAACCGCGCCGACACGGCCGAGGCGCTTGAGCGCGTGTACCAGTATTTCCCGCGCCTGAAGCAGCGGCGTGCCAGCCAGGCCGGCTATACGTCGGGTGGCGAGCAGCAAATGACCGCCATCGGCCGCGCGCTGATGGCCAACCCCAACATGATCCTGCTCGACGAACCGTCGATGGGGCTGGCGCCGCAGATTGTCGAGGAAATTTTCGAGATCGTGCGCGACCTGAACCAGCGCGAGCGGGTCAGCTTCCTGCTGGCCGAGCAGAACACCAATATTGCGCTGCGCTACGCCGACTACGGCTACATCCTGGAAAACGGCCGCGTCATGATGGACGGCGCGGCGGCCGACCTGGGGCGCAACGAAGACGTCAAGGAGTTCTACCTGGGCATTTCCAGCGGCGAACGCAAGAGCTTTCGCGACAACAAGTTCTACCGGCGCCGCAAGCGCTGGCTGGCCTGA